Genomic segment of Limnohabitans sp. INBF002:
ATGGGCTTGGACGAAATCTATCTCTTGCCCAACATGGTCAAGAGCCAGTCGGAAGGCTGGAAACTCTACAAAAAGCTCAACGACGTCTGTGTGCGTTTCTTGGGCGAATCGGTGCACTACCTCACCTCGATCGAAGAAGACGAGATGGTGTTGCGCGCACTCAAAAAATACCAGTCGGTGATGGAACTTGCCCCTGGCACAGCTGCCGCGCGTGACTACATGCGTTTGGCAGAGGCATGCACGCACTTGCGTCCGATTGACCACCCCTCGGGCGGTCTGCAATTTTTCATGGAGCGACTGATGCAAAACGGTTCGTCTGACACATGAGAGCACTATCCCCCGTACAGATGTACGACTCCTGCAAGCCCAAAGGCGAAGATTTGGTCATGGCCCATTTGGGTCTGGTCAAACGCGTTGCCTTGCACTTGAAGGCGCGTATCCCCGCATTCATGGAGCTCGATGAGCTGATTCAAGTGGGCATGATTGGCCTGCTCGAAGCCTCACGTGCGTTTGATCCCGTCAAGGGCATTGAGTTTGAAAACTTCGCGCACAGCCGTGTGCGCGGTGCCATGCTCGACGAAGTGCGACGCTTGTCGTTCTTGCCCCGTTCGGCGGTGGCGTTCAACAAAGAACACAACACCACGGTGCACGCTTTGGCCGCTGAGTTGGGCCGCACGCCCACGCAAGCTGAAATTGCCGAGTACATGGGCAAAGACCTGGAAGAGTTTCACAAAGAACGCGGCAAAGCCAAACGCTTTGAAACCTATTCCATGGAAGTGGTCACTGAAGAAGTGATGACGATTGCAGACGACAGCTCTCAGCAGCCAGATGTGATCGTTGAAGAAGCCCAATTCATGGACGCCGTGACCGATGCCATCGCTCAGCTGCCTGAGCGCGAGCAGCTGGTCATGCAGCTCTACTACGTGGAAGAGTTCAACCTCAAAGAGATTGGCGAAACCTTGGGCGTGAGCGAGTCTCGCGTGAGCCAGATCTTGTCCTCTGTGGTCAAAAAATTACGCGGCACCTTGAAAGTAGAAACGGCGTCTGAGACTGAGAAGGCCGAGACAAGGAGACGCGCATGAGTAACTTCATGATGAACATGATCTCGTGGATCTTGTTGCTTCTGGTCATCTTGACGCTGTACCTCATCGACAAGATCAACCACTTGGCCAAGATGTACGAAGCGCCCAAACCAGAAACAGAGCCTTCGCTGCCCGATTTCGGCGCAGAGATTCCTGGCGATTTGTTGTTCTCCGGTTTGGAGGGCAAGAAACTCTGGGATGCCATGAATGGCAAACAAGTCGAGGGCTTTGATGCCACCTTGATCGAGGCCCTGCGCCCGCATTACGAACCGATTCTGCGTGAACACATCACGGCCAGTTTCAAAGACGGCATTGAAGACGCGTTGGGTGGCACCGAAAACCACATGCCCAGCTCGACCCGCAAAATTTCAACGGCGCGCGGCCACATCCAATCGTGGTTGCCTCCGCAGCATTTGGGCAGCGTGTACCGCTCGGCCTTGGAGTTTGCAGGAAGCTACTGCGAAAACCCAGACCCCGAAGTGCTGTTGCGTCTGAAGCAAACCGTGGACAGCGTGGTGGACATGCTTTACCAACGTGTGGGCATCACCAATGAAGTGCCGTTCTCAGAATTCTTGTTTGAAGAAGTGTCTGTGGCTCAGCCTGACGATGCCAGTGACGACGCCATGTTGGCACTGACAGATGAGTCGGGTTCGTCTGAGGTGTTGGGCGATGGCTTGCTAGAAAACAGCGACACGCGTGAACCTACGCCAGAAGAGTTGGCACAAGGACTGGAGCATGTGCAGGCCTATGAAGACCAACAGCGGCAAGAAGTTGCCGCTGAGACAGTCGACGCGGTGATGCATCCCGATGCGTTGACGCATTCAGATGCCGCACCGCTTGAGGCCAAGCCTGTTTGATCGGCTGTTTCTACACATGTCACTCAAGTTTGCCCAACCCCTTCCGATACTGCCTGTGTAAGCGAAGAAATACACAGGAGTTAATCAAATGCGAGCCAATTCACGAGCCATTCAAAGTTACGGCGATGTCAAAGTCAGCAGCGGCGTTGCCACGGCCAACAATGTGCAATTGATTCAAATGTTGTTTGACGGCTTGTTGGAGAGTTTGTCCACGGCACGTGGCCACATTCAGCACAAAAATATCAATGAAAAATCCAAAGCCATTGCACGCGCCAGCCGCATTGTGATTGGCCTGCAAGGTGCCTTGGATTTTGAAAAAGGCGGCGATCTGGCCAACAACCTCAATGAGTTGTACAGCTATGTGACCCGTCGTTTGTTCCACGCCAACGCCCACAACGATGTGGCCGTGTTGGATGAGATTCACGGTTTGATGCGCGAGATTCGCGATGCTTGGGAAGGCGTGCCTTCCTTGGTGCCCGCGACCAACCGACCTGCTGGCATGATGAACTGATCGCGGATTTCTTCTTTTTAGAAGTTTTTCGTTATTTATCAGTTAATCTTGCAGGTTGTTCGGGACAATTTTTAGGCGTATCCAAGTTTTCGACTTGGATACGCCAACCTGCTTGGGGAGAGTGTTAGATGTCAGCAATTATTGGTTTGGTCGTTCTGTTCATTTGCGTGTTCGGCGGTTTCGTGATCGCCGGCGGTAGCTTGGCGCCCATTATCAAAGCCACCCCATTCGAAATGTTCATTATTGGTGGTGCTGGTGTTGGCGGCATGATCACCGGTAACTCTGGCGCGATTTTCAAAGGCGCTTGGGGCGGTATGGGTCGCGTGATCAAAGGCCCCAAGTACCACAAGGAAGACTACATCGGCATCATCGCCGTGATCTCCAAGTTGATGAAAACACTCAAGGCCGAGGGTGCCGTGGCGATGGAATCGCACGTCGAGAACCCCGAGGCCAGTGCCATTTTTGGCGAATGCCCCAAGATGCTGCACGACCACGGTTTGGTCGGCTTGATTTGCGACACCATCCGTTTGATGGTGGTGTCCTCAGGCACCTTGAGCCCTTATGCGGTGGAAGACGTGATGACCACGTCCATCAAACACCACCACCACAGCGAAATGCAAAACGCCGATGCCATTGCCACCCTCGCTGGCGCTTTGCCCGCGCTGGGTATCGTGGCTTGCGTGTTGGGTGTGGTGAAGACCATGGGCGCGATTGACCAACCTCCTCCTGTGCTGGGTGCCTTGATTGGTGGCGCGCTGGTGGGTACGTTCTTGGGCGTGTTCTTGGCTTACGGTATTTTCGAGCCCTTCGGTAGCCGCTTGAAGCAAATCATTGACGAAGACGGCGAAGCCCTCAAAGTGGCGCAGCAAGTCATCATTGGCAACATGCATGGCTACCCCGTTCCCTTGATCATTGAAGCTGCACGCGTGTGTATCAACCACCACGCACAGCCCACCTTTGGCGAACTCTTTGACGCGTTGAGGAAATAATGGCTGACGAAAAAGACGCGGCAGCCACGCCGGAAGACGCCGAAAAAGCAGCCCAAGAAGCCGCTGCCGCCGCTGCGGCCGCGGCTGAAGCTGCAAAAAAAGCAGCAGAAGAAGAGAAGGACGAGGCGCCTGCGCCCGTCATCATCATCAAGAAAATCATCGACGAGGGCCACGGTGGCGCTCACGGTGGTGCTTGGAAGATCGCGTTGGCCGACATGATGACGGCGATGATGGCGTTCTTCTTGTTGATGTGGCTGTTGGGCGCGTCCAATGAAGACCAGCGCAAAAGCATTGCCGACTACTTCAAACCCACCTCACAAAGCTTGGTGGCCATTGGCCAATTGGCTGGCTCCAACGGTGTGTTGGGTGGCCGCTCCATCATTGACCCCGATGGCTTTCCGTTTGCGGCCAAGCAAACGGCGTTGCTCGAACGTTTGACACCTCGCTCAGAAGGTGGCCCCAACCCCAGCACCGACCCCGGTCAAGAAAACAACAACCCCTACTCAGACCCAGACAAGCTGACGCCTGAGCAGAAGAAAGAAATTGCCGCTGCGCAAGAAAAAGCCGACTTTGACAAACTCGAAAAAGAGATTGAGCAAAAGCTGTCTGAAAACAAAAAGCTGGGTGGTTTGAAAGACCAAGTGTCTGTCACGCGTGACAAACAAGGCCTTCGCATTGAGATCATCGACAAAGCCGACTTTGCCATGTTCCCCAGCGGTGGCATGAGCATGCAGGGCAAAGCGTCCAACCTGATCAGCGAAATTGCAGCTTCATTGGCAGAAATGCCCAACAAGATCGCCATTCGCGGCCACACCGACAGCGTGCCCTTCAACAACAAAGAAGGCCGCAACAACTGGTCGCTCTCCGCTGAGCGTGCTGAAGTGACGCGTGCTTTGTTAGAGAAAAGCGGCATCAAAGAAAGCCGATTCGCCCGCATCGAGGGCGTGGCCGACACCGATCCGTTCAACCCCAAAGACCCACGCGATCCGCGTAACCGTCGCATGAGTATCACGGTGCTCTACAACGACCAAGACTAAGCAAGGCTTAGACGTAAAAAAGGCAGCTCATTGAGCTGCCTTTTTTCTTGGGTGCCGTCAGAGACGTTAAGCCGCTGAGCGCAGGTCGTACTTGTTGATCTTCTCAATCAAGGTGGTGCGCTGCAAATTGAGCAACTTGGCTGTGCGTGACACATTGCCCGAGTTGCGGCTCAGCGCCTGCTCAATGATGCTGCGCTCAATCTGTGCCATGCGCTCTTTGAGCGACAAGCCTTCGGGTGGCAAATGAGGCATGCCTTGGGCCAACATGATGATGCCCTCGATCTCGTTTTCCTCTTCCTCTGGCTGCTCGTTCATTTCGGCCAGCACCTCGGGGGGCGGTGTCATTTCCAGTTTGGCCAGCAGCGGTGCTTGGGCTTGAAGCTCGGCTTGGGCCGACACCAAACCCTTGGGCAACAGGGTAGGGGGGATGGCGCGCAAGTCCAGCTCTTGGCCCGCGTACAGGGTGCTGAAACGATCGACCAAGTTGGACAACTCGCGCACGTTGCCAGGCCAAGGGTACTTTTGCAGGGCCGTCATGAAGTCGGCCTTGAAGCGGATGGGTTGCTTGCCAAAGTTGACACATTTCTTGGCAAAGAATCCCAACAACTCGGCCACGTCATCGTTGCGTTCACGCAACGGCGGGGTCACCATGGGCAGCACATTGAGGCGGTAATACAAGTCTTCACGGAACCGACCGGCCGCAATTTCGGTTTCTAAATCTCGGTGGGTCGCGGCCACCACGCGCACATCCACCTGAACCTGGCGGGTGCCGCCAATGGGATCAACGGTGCGCTCTTGCAACACGCGCAGCAGCTTGACCTGCATGTCCAGCGACATGTCGCCAATTTCATCCAAGAAGATGGTGCCGCCATGGGCCAGCTCAAAGCGACCAATGCGGTCGGCCACAGCGCCCGTGAATGCGCCTTTGCGGTGGCCAAACAGTTCGCTTTCTAACAAGTCTTTGGGAATGGCCGCGCAGTTGATCGGCACAAAGTTGGCACCGCATCGGTCCGATTGCTCATGCAGCAGCCGAGCCAATAGCTCTTTGCCTGTGCCACTCTCGCCCGTGATCATCACGGTGGCGTTGGAGTTAGCCATCGTCGCGACCAATTGGCGCAGCGTGGCTGCTGACTCGCTGGAGCCAATAAAGTTTGTCGTGGGTTTCATGTCAAAAATTCCTACACATCATTGTCGGTGACAACAAACATTTCACAAGACAGAAAAAGTATTCGTCTTTGAAAATGTTAAAGATGCCTTGATCGGTGCCGAATCTAGGGGGAGACCTCTCAAGGACACAGACATGAACCGCATCACACATTGGGCTGTTGCAGCCTCCGCTCTTTTGTTGACCGCTTGCGCCAGCACGCCACCGCCCATGCCTGCACAAGCGCGCGTGGACGACAGCGCCAACATGATCACGCCGATGACCCAAAAACGCGAAACCTTGGTGGCGACGGGTTATGCGGTCATTAGTATTCAAAATCACCGCAACGCCGCTCAGCAACGTTTGCTAGCCATCCGTGCCTCCAAACTTGACGCTTACCGTGCTTTGACCGAACAGGTCTACGGCCAGCAACTCGATGCCAGCACCACCGTGGCTGACATGACCGTGATGAGCGATACCTTCCGCGCCCGTGTGGAAGGTGTCATTTATGGCGCAGTGCTGGTCAGCATCACCCCCGTGGGTGACGACACCTATGAAACCACCATGTCGCTGGACCGCCACGTGGTCAACGACTTGCGTGCGTTGTACATCGCCAGTTTGAGCAACAAGCGCTAAGTACAGGCGTTTAGAAAACATGGCCATGTGGACTTCTTCGCGCCGACGCCTGTGTATCGCCACTTTGGTGGGTTTGATGGGTGTCAATTTTTCCGTCGGTGCAGCAGACCTGAGTGCGCAAGAGCGCCTCAACGCCATTCGCAGCGCGATGGTGGAAGCGGCCATGAAGTCCAACACCCGCGTGAGCGCCACGAGCTGGATGGAAAGCGATGGTAAGTTGCGCGAACTCAACCGCTTTTCGTCTGAAATCAAACTGCGTGATTTGCAGCTTGCCCAATACGTGCGTGACGCGGGGCAACAGCCTCAAGCAGAGCTGGCTGTTGCGCAGGTGGAAAGCGTTCAACCAGGACGCTGTGAAGCCCCACAAGCCAAAGCCCCTTTGCGTCACGTGATGACGGTGGGCATGGATCTGTCCACAGGCCTGGCACCAGCCCAGCGCTACCAAGCACAACAAGTCGGTTTCGCGGCGCGGACGCGCCTGGTGCAAGCGGGCGCACGCGCCGAGCGTTGGCGTTTGATTCAAAGCCAATCGCCAGCCCGTACCTATGACCGCTTGATTCATGGCCATGGCGAAGAACATGTGCAATGGCATGCCCAACTCACGGTGACACCTGTGCCTTTTGCGGGCGTTTCTGACGACTACGCCGCGTTTGGTTTGAGTTTGATGGTGAGTGGACCCGGCCAGCGCCAAGGGTGGTTCACAGCTGAAGAAGTGGTGGTGCCAAGCTTGCCCACCCAAGCCCATGGCACGCCAAAAATGGACAACGACACCCACACCGCCATTGCGCGTGCTGTGGCGGCCATGGTGGTCAAACTTGAAAAGCAGCTCGCGTGTGAACCACAAACTTTTGCAGTTCAGCAAAATGAGGGCCGATTGGCCCTCAACGCGGGAAGCCATTCTGGCTTGCGCGTGGGCGACCAACTGATGATTGCAGACCCCTCTGTGCTGCCCCGTCACACATTGGAGCCCGGCGCGCTTGACGCCGCCGTGTTGGCCGAAGTCAAATCAGTCACGCCTTATCAGGCCGAGCTCAAGCAAGTGGCTGGACGCAAACAAAAATTCAATGGGGCTTGGGTTGCTTGGCCTTACACGTATTAAAAGATCGACGGGAGAACCGACCATGAACACGCCTACTAACTCTCTTCGCGCCTTGTTGTGCTGCATTGCTGTGGCGATGCCCATGTGGGCATTGGCTGCGGGCCCTGCGCTACGCAGCACCTACCAAGTGGTGTCGGGTGACACGCTGGACAAAGTCATTCGCAAAACCATGCCCGACAGTCCGTTGCGCGTGGAAATTTTGCGCAATGCGTTTGTGCAGCAAAACCCTCAAGCCTTCACCAAATCACCCCCCCGTGCCTTGATGGCCGGCGCTGTGTTGAACGTGCCCAACCACGACGACTTGCTGCGCAGCTACACAGTGCCAGGCCAAGCCCCTGGCAACAGTGGCATGAGCCGCGGCGGTGGCTACTCGACCGCAGACATGAACATGAGCGAGCGCAAAAACTGGGTGCGCTTCCCGTAAAGGGTTGTCATGGCCATCCTAGGTCCAGAAGGCGTCAACGCGATTTCGCGTGTGGCGCCTATTCATTTGGAAATGCGCACCGCGTATGTAGAAGCGCCCGTGGCACGACAACTCGGTTTGCACGATGGCCAAGTGGTGCAAGCCACTGCGACTGTGGTGAACCAACAGCTCAAGCTGGCGCTCAACGAGCACATTTTTAATTTGCCCTTGCAGCCCTACATCAAAGAGGGCGATCTGGTGCAGCTGCGCGCGCAACTCTTGCCTGCTGGCAAGTGGGCGTTGCAGTTGCTGCACACGGGCAATTTTGCGGGGCCCGAGGCACCGCAGGCGGCCATTCCCACGCGCTTGAACACCTTGCTGTTTCAGCCCGGCGGCTTTGCCAGTTTGCTGACCCTGCTGCGTCCCGGCGTGTTAGAGGGCTTGGTGCCGCCGGTGCAAGACGCGGGCGAATTGAAAAAACGCATCACCGCGCAACGGCTGAGCATGGGCAGTTTGCAAGCGCAAACCTTGAAACGCTTTGTGTTGGGCCACAGCAAAACCTCTGAAGCCAGCTTGGCTGAGGGCGAGCCCGTGGCCGACAACACCAAGGTGCTGCTGCGTTTGCTCATGGCTGAACGTGCGCGTGTGGAAGAAGACAGTGGCGACACCCAAGAAAGCCTGCATCACGCCCTTGATGAAGTCGAAGCGGCGCAAGTTCAGTCTGCCCAAAATTTGCACAAAGGCGAGCTGAACTTCGCCTTGGTCATTCCGTTTCGCGATGCCGACCCGGTGGCGCTGCATTTCGAGCAAAAAGGCAACAAGCCGGGCCAACCCAAGAACCCGCTGGTGGTCAACATGCACACCCAAAGCCGCGTGCTGGGTGAGGTGTGGCTCAAAACCACCATCAGCCACAACGCGCAGGTGGACTTGACCATGTGGGCGTTGAACAAAGAAGTGGCTGATTTGGCCAAATTCAACGCCAGCGAGCTGACCGATGAACTCGAAAGCGCGGGCCTGCGCATGGGAAGTTTTCAGGTCTACAACGCGCCACGCCCAGAGGCCCTAGAAGACCATCCCCCGACCGAACACGGCAGCTTGGTGGACACCCGCGCATGACCGACAAACACTACATGCAAGCCGTGGCTCTGGAATATGGCCGCAACAAGGCACCCACGGTCACCGCCAAGGGCGACGACGAACTGGCGCGCCGCATCGTGGCTGAGGCTAAGAAGCAGGGCGTGTACGTGGCCGAAGACCCACGCCTGTTGGCCATGTTGAGCCGACTCGATGTGGGGCAAGAAATTCCGGAAGATATGTTCACCGCTGTCGCCGTGATTTTGGCGTGGGTGTACTGGCTCAAGGGCATGCAGCCCGGGGATGAAAAGCCTAAATAATTTTTATGCTTCAGCGTAGCCGCGGCCACCGCGTCGACCGCGCGAGACTTTGCCCAGGCGGTCATAAATCTCGACCGAACTCGTGGGGTCTTGTACTTGAAGGCTTTGCAGTGCGCCACGGATGGCGTCAATCTTTCGGCCAATCAGCACCTCGTTGCGGCGATGCATGTCGCGGCAATGGGCCATGTGCGCTTTGAAACCGTCCCATTCTGGGCCGAGCGCATCTGCTGAATCTGGGCCTTGGATGCCCGCCAGCTGCGCGAGCTGCTGAAGCAGCTCATTTTTGGTGCTTTGCGACGCTTCAAAGGCGTCTAAATCTTGCACCTTCAACTGCTCGAACTCTTGTTCAAGCATGTCTTCCAGTGTTTTCGCCAAGGCCAAAGCCTGCTCGAGCGAGGAGGCTTGTGTGTCGGTGGCGGGTGTTGTCATATCGGACAAAAGACGATCAATCAAAGATGAATGAACGATCAGTTGCCGATCATCTTTTCGAGGGCCACAAAGTTTTCAGCAATTCGGCGTGGGTTCACAGGGTAGTTGCCTTCCTTGATCGCCTGCTTGATGGCTTCTACTTTGGAGCGGTCGAAGTCTGGTTGCGCCATGACTTTTTGGGCGACGTTGCTCAAGCTCACTTTATCTGCTCCTGCGGAAGATGCTTTCTCCATAGACGGAGCCAAGTCTTCCTTGGCTTGCGCGGCAGAAGGGCTTCGTTTTTCGACTTTGTCGATGGCACTGCGAATCGCAGCGTTCGATTGCGTCATCCGACCGTAATTTGAAATTGCGTCATTCATGATGTTTTCACTTTCTCTAACCTGTAACCCAGGTCAAAACTTTTTCACAACACTTCAATCGACCTCAAATTCTAGAACTTGAGTGTTTTCTTGAAATATTTTTTAAATACCACTTTTCACCTCAGTTTTGCGGCATTCGGTCCGGTGATCACGCCATATATTGATCGACCCGACTCGACATTTTTTAAGCGAATTTGTTCACCTAGACCACCATCTTGCAACGCTTCCGCGCGCATTGTGATGGAAAAGCCTTGTCCTTCGCCTGCTGTGAGCTGAACCTCTTGTCCGCGCTTGACCAACACAGCGGTCTTCACGTCGTACGAACGCAGAGGGGTGTTGGGCGTGAGGTCACGCACCAACTCCATGTTTTTGAGTAATTTGGTATCAGAAATGATTTGGTTTTCCATGCCCGCAGCAGGCATGTCGGCATAACTGAACATGTCTGGCCTGATGACCGTGCCGCGCTTGAGCAACTCTTTGGACACCAACACTTTGTGCAACACAGGCGCAGATGGGCTGGCGCGGTTAAGCGGCGCTGTGGCTTGACCCGTGTTCACGTTGACGAAAAGCTGCCAAGCGGGCTGCGCACAGCGCACGCGAAGGGCGGGTTGATTGGGAAACGGCTGTTCAAACTGCAGGTTTTGTTGACAGTTTTGCACCGTGATGCGTGGGTCCACAGGCACCACTTGTACCTGTTTACCCTGGAAAGAAGGGTGGTTTGCAGCCCATTGTTGGGCTTGCTTTTGCAAAGCCTCAAAGGCGCTGTCTGGCAAAGGCGAATCCGCTGCAAACCCAATCTGGGCGTGGCTTAGAACGCATGCGGCCAGCCACATGCCCCAGCGCTTGACGCGTGGGGTGTCGGCATTTTTTAGGCACAGCATTTGCATAGTCATTCGGGTCGGTGTTGATGTTTTGACATTTGTTCAGACCCAACCCTTCATGCAAGAACGAAGCCAACTTTTAAAACGGACCGATTAACCGGAGCCCTCCATGCGACTCGACCCGTCCTACAACCCTCAGGTGAACACCACCGACGCCTCCGGCATGCCCAAGCTGCCGCGGAGTCAGTTGGCGTATGCCCGTACCGCGCCCGCTTTCACGCGCGCGATGGCCAGCGCCAGCCTATCTGGTTCATTGGCCCCCGAGGGCAGCACGGCAGCGTGGGGCACCTCGGTTCGCTCAGGCCAAACGTTGACAGGCATCGTGCGCGAGCAAATGGCTGCGCGCGGCGTGAACATTTCGAACAACGAGGCCATGCGCTTGGCGCAAACCGTGGCGCGTTCGAACAACATTGCCAACCCCAACATGATTCATCCAGGTCAGCAGCTGAACCTGGACAGTTTGAATTTTTCTTTGCAACAAGCGCAAGCGGTGAACCAAGCCATTGCAGCCAACAAAGCCGCCGCAGCTTCGGCGGCAGCCCCCGCGGTCACGCCTGCCGCCAACGTCAACACCTTGAACACCAACACGGCCTTGGGCAGCGCTGCCTTGGCAGGCACAGCGCAAGTGCAGTTGCTCACGCGCTCAGACCGCAGTGGCAATGTGGTGCTGGAAAAAACCATCGACCGCGCGATTGAAAAGGGCTTCATCCCCGCGCAAGACAAACAAGCCGTGATGAACAAGATTGTTCAGCTCTCGCAAGAACACCGTTTCGCGCCCGATGACTTTGCGCGCCTCACCTTGATGGAGAGCGATGGCATGAACCCCAAAGCTTCCAACAGCCGTTGTCACGGCATCATCCAGTTTTGTGATGGCCCTGACCGCGGCGCAGCCAGCGCTGGTTTTGGTGCCAACCCCAAAGCCATTCTGGGCCACAGCGTGTTGCAGCAGCTCGACATGGTGGGCAAGTATTTTGATGACACGGGCTTGAAGAACTTTGGCCCCGTGGGTTTGGATGATCTGTACTTAACCGTGCTCACCCCAGCCGCGCGTAACGAAACGCGACCCAACGCAGCTTTGAACATTCCGGGTCAGCAAGCCGCTTATTTGCATGTGAACCGCGACATGCGTGCGCCCATCACACGCAACTCCATCTTGGCGGGTTTGCATCAAAACGCCAATGAACGTTTGGGCACGGACGTGGCGCAACGCCCCTCCATGCAGGCGGCTCGCTTGAGTGCCTATGCCGCGCAGGCTGCTGTGTCGGAAGTTCGTTAAGTTTTTGCTTCTTGTTTTTCTGAGCTCGCGCGAGTGGCTGGGTGTGTGGCCCTCCTCATGCTGCGAGCAGAAATCGTCGGGACCACACACCCAGCCACTCGCGCTGCGTCGTTGCATTTTTGAGTGCGTAACGCGCTCTGTGTTGATGGCGCAGGGTGAGTTGCATAGGGTTTAGCGGCAAACATTTGCCGCTTCTAGCGTCAAAACCACCGTGGCACGGCTCTTGCATTAATCGACACGAGGTCTCACAACTTGAGGCCATGTGTCAATAAACAGGAGTCTTGTTATGGACGTTTTTAAATCAGCCTTTGGAATTCACGAGCGTGCGCTTGGCGTGAGAAGCCAACGCATGGAAGTGCTGGCGCGCAACATCGCCAACGCCGACACGCCTAACTACAAAGCACAAGACGTTGATTTCAAGGCGATGCTCAAAGAAGCCAAGACTGAATATCTGACGGCCACCAACGACAAGCACTACGCCGGTCTGCAAGAAGCGCAAGACAACGGCATGCGTTTTCGCACACCGTTCAACAGCTCATTCGACGGCAACACCGTGGAGATGAACGTGGAACAAGCCCAATACGGTAAAGCCGCTGGTGAATACCAAGCGACTTTGCAATTCCTAGAAAACCGCATCAGCGGTCTTCGTAAAGCCATGCGCGGGGAGTAATAGACCATGCAACTCGACAACGTTTTTGGTATTGCAGGCACCGCGCTGAACGCGCAGTCCATTCGCATGAACACCACGGCTTCCAACTTGGCCAACGCCAACTCGGTCGCAGGCTCAGAGGAAGAGGCCTACCGCGGCCGTCGTCCCTTGTTCAAAGCTTTGATGGACCAAGAAATGACACACGCAGGCGCTCAGTTCGTCGGTGGCGTCAAGGTGGACCGCATCGTCAACGACCCCGCACCCATTCGCAAGACGTGGGAGCCAGGCAACCCACTCGCCGACAAAGAAGGCTATGTCTTTCACTCCAACGTGAACGAAATGTCTGAGATGGTCGACATGATGGCCGCTTCGCGGTCTTACCAAAACAACGTCGAAGTGGTGAACACCGCACGTCAATTGATGATGCGCACCCTTGAAATCACCAAGAGCTAATCATCATGGCAACTACAGCAACCTCCACCCTGCCTAGTGGCATCGTCAAGTACGAAGACTACCAAGCGCAACAAAAAGCCACGCCCACGAACACCAACATGGGTCAGACGGAATTTTTGACACTCTTCACCACACAGTTGAAGAACCAAAACCCGTTGGACCCTGTCAAGAACGAAGCCTTCGTGGCCCAGCTCGCGCAGTTCTCACAACTTGAAGCTACCACGGCCATGAAAACCAGCATGCAGAACTTGGTCTCTAGCTTGGCCAATGACCGCTTGCTCGGTGCCACATCTTTGATTGGCAAAACCGTTGGCGTGCCCGATGGTCCTGTGGCCGTCACGGACACCACCGTGTCGCAAGGCGTGGTCAATGCACCCACGGGCGCAGACGGTATCAAGGTTGAAATCTTCA
This window contains:
- the fliA gene encoding RNA polymerase sigma factor FliA, whose protein sequence is MRALSPVQMYDSCKPKGEDLVMAHLGLVKRVALHLKARIPAFMELDELIQVGMIGLLEASRAFDPVKGIEFENFAHSRVRGAMLDEVRRLSFLPRSAVAFNKEHNTTVHALAAELGRTPTQAEIAEYMGKDLEEFHKERGKAKRFETYSMEVVTEEVMTIADDSSQQPDVIVEEAQFMDAVTDAIAQLPEREQLVMQLYYVEEFNLKEIGETLGVSESRVSQILSSVVKKLRGTLKVETASETEKAETRRRA
- the fliS gene encoding flagellar export chaperone FliS, which translates into the protein MRANSRAIQSYGDVKVSSGVATANNVQLIQMLFDGLLESLSTARGHIQHKNINEKSKAIARASRIVIGLQGALDFEKGGDLANNLNELYSYVTRRLFHANAHNDVAVLDEIHGLMREIRDAWEGVPSLVPATNRPAGMMN
- the motA gene encoding flagellar motor stator protein MotA, yielding MSAIIGLVVLFICVFGGFVIAGGSLAPIIKATPFEMFIIGGAGVGGMITGNSGAIFKGAWGGMGRVIKGPKYHKEDYIGIIAVISKLMKTLKAEGAVAMESHVENPEASAIFGECPKMLHDHGLVGLICDTIRLMVVSSGTLSPYAVEDVMTTSIKHHHHSEMQNADAIATLAGALPALGIVACVLGVVKTMGAIDQPPPVLGALIGGALVGTFLGVFLAYGIFEPFGSRLKQIIDEDGEALKVAQQVIIGNMHGYPVPLIIEAARVCINHHAQPTFGELFDALRK
- a CDS encoding flagellar motor protein MotB, whose protein sequence is MADEKDAAATPEDAEKAAQEAAAAAAAAAEAAKKAAEEEKDEAPAPVIIIKKIIDEGHGGAHGGAWKIALADMMTAMMAFFLLMWLLGASNEDQRKSIADYFKPTSQSLVAIGQLAGSNGVLGGRSIIDPDGFPFAAKQTALLERLTPRSEGGPNPSTDPGQENNNPYSDPDKLTPEQKKEIAAAQEKADFDKLEKEIEQKLSENKKLGGLKDQVSVTRDKQGLRIEIIDKADFAMFPSGGMSMQGKASNLISEIAASLAEMPNKIAIRGHTDSVPFNNKEGRNNWSLSAERAEVTRALLEKSGIKESRFARIEGVADTDPFNPKDPRDPRNRRMSITVLYNDQD
- a CDS encoding sigma-54 dependent transcriptional regulator, whose translation is MKPTTNFIGSSESAATLRQLVATMANSNATVMITGESGTGKELLARLLHEQSDRCGANFVPINCAAIPKDLLESELFGHRKGAFTGAVADRIGRFELAHGGTIFLDEIGDMSLDMQVKLLRVLQERTVDPIGGTRQVQVDVRVVAATHRDLETEIAAGRFREDLYYRLNVLPMVTPPLRERNDDVAELLGFFAKKCVNFGKQPIRFKADFMTALQKYPWPGNVRELSNLVDRFSTLYAGQELDLRAIPPTLLPKGLVSAQAELQAQAPLLAKLEMTPPPEVLAEMNEQPEEEENEIEGIIMLAQGMPHLPPEGLSLKERMAQIERSIIEQALSRNSGNVSRTAKLLNLQRTTLIEKINKYDLRSAA
- a CDS encoding LPP20 family lipoprotein; this encodes MNRITHWAVAASALLLTACASTPPPMPAQARVDDSANMITPMTQKRETLVATGYAVISIQNHRNAAQQRLLAIRASKLDAYRALTEQVYGQQLDASTTVADMTVMSDTFRARVEGVIYGAVLVSITPVGDDTYETTMSLDRHVVNDLRALYIASLSNKR
- a CDS encoding EscU/YscU/HrcU family type III secretion system export apparatus switch protein, with product MTDKHYMQAVALEYGRNKAPTVTAKGDDELARRIVAEAKKQGVYVAEDPRLLAMLSRLDVGQEIPEDMFTAVAVILAWVYWLKGMQPGDEKPK
- a CDS encoding flagellar protein FlgN; this encodes MTTPATDTQASSLEQALALAKTLEDMLEQEFEQLKVQDLDAFEASQSTKNELLQQLAQLAGIQGPDSADALGPEWDGFKAHMAHCRDMHRRNEVLIGRKIDAIRGALQSLQVQDPTSSVEIYDRLGKVSRGRRGGRGYAEA
- the flgM gene encoding flagellar biosynthesis anti-sigma factor FlgM, which produces MNDAISNYGRMTQSNAAIRSAIDKVEKRSPSAAQAKEDLAPSMEKASSAGADKVSLSNVAQKVMAQPDFDRSKVEAIKQAIKEGNYPVNPRRIAENFVALEKMIGN